In Spirochaeta thermophila DSM 6578, the following proteins share a genomic window:
- a CDS encoding Crp/Fnr family transcriptional regulator: protein MAEPLQLSLVNFRKGAYIIVEGKQDADYFYIIRSGQVRLARETSVVDDEGGDILGPGDFFGVVATMSRHSHIETAQALTDVSLIAVHRDNYHLLIERNTPVALKIIEKFSRQMRHLDRKLSQLTLKHTIEEYDLEHLFRVGEYYVRQNQYSIAYYAYYQYLKYAPQGRNVEQAKARMEKIKPYARPVFLEPAEGLTRTYPKDTMIFCENMPGEELFVIQKGSVRITKIVNDREVLLAVLKPGDIFGEMALLENKPRSASAIAHEDCTLLVVNKANFERMVSTQPQLIAKLTTLLAERIWFLYKQLANTLLANPVARLYDGMLIHLEKLRVSIRDGSAYTFDFGPRELVNMVGLPQEKGLRAFQEILSSKFIRVLDDRIVVSDVAELEKQAKSYRKIERIERARKGVKTQDAF from the coding sequence ATGGCTGAACCACTCCAGCTCTCCCTGGTCAACTTCCGGAAAGGCGCGTACATCATCGTGGAAGGCAAGCAGGATGCCGACTACTTCTACATCATCCGTTCGGGACAGGTGCGTCTGGCCAGGGAGACCTCGGTAGTGGACGACGAGGGGGGGGACATCCTCGGGCCGGGTGACTTCTTCGGCGTGGTGGCCACGATGTCACGCCACAGCCACATCGAGACGGCCCAGGCCCTCACCGATGTCTCGCTCATCGCCGTGCACCGTGACAACTACCACCTCCTCATCGAGCGGAACACCCCGGTGGCGCTCAAGATCATCGAGAAGTTCTCACGCCAGATGCGACATCTCGACAGGAAGCTGTCCCAGCTCACCCTCAAGCACACCATAGAGGAGTACGATCTCGAGCACCTCTTCAGGGTGGGTGAGTACTACGTACGGCAAAACCAGTACTCGATCGCCTACTACGCCTACTACCAGTACCTCAAGTATGCTCCTCAGGGACGGAACGTGGAACAGGCGAAGGCGAGGATGGAGAAGATCAAACCCTATGCACGGCCGGTCTTCCTCGAGCCCGCCGAGGGACTCACCCGCACCTACCCCAAGGACACCATGATCTTTTGCGAGAACATGCCGGGGGAGGAACTCTTCGTGATACAGAAGGGCTCGGTGAGGATCACCAAGATCGTCAACGACAGGGAGGTCCTCCTCGCGGTTCTCAAGCCCGGTGATATCTTCGGGGAGATGGCCCTCCTCGAGAACAAACCCCGCTCGGCCTCGGCCATTGCTCACGAGGATTGCACCCTCCTGGTGGTGAACAAGGCGAATTTCGAGCGGATGGTGAGTACCCAACCCCAGCTCATCGCCAAGCTCACCACCCTGCTCGCCGAACGGATCTGGTTCCTCTACAAACAGCTTGCCAACACCCTGCTCGCGAACCCGGTGGCGCGCCTCTACGACGGGATGCTCATCCACCTCGAAAAGTTGAGGGTCTCCATCCGTGACGGGAGCGCCTATACCTTCGATTTCGGTCCCAGGGAGCTCGTCAACATGGTGGGGCTCCCCCAGGAGAAGGGACTGCGGGCCTTCCAGGAGATCCTCTCTTCCAAGTTCATCCGAGTGCTCGACGACAGGATCGTGGTGAGCGACGTGGCCGAGCTCGAGAAGCAGGCCAAGTCCTACAGGAAGATCGAACGGATCGAGCGGGCGCGCAAGGGAGTCAAGACGCAGGACGCCTTCTGA
- a CDS encoding RNA polymerase sigma factor gives MYHDDGLFDRVYRHAFPVLYRVVYRITGDGHVAEEICQEAFIRYYPRMHTIQDTDEATYWLIRVARNLAYNHERRRTRERRALTSLFKEQPKTEESEESRLLKEEDSRMVRDAIMALPYNLRVPLVLREYEGFAYREIAKALGISEANVKIRIFRARRRLAELLEDRGMV, from the coding sequence ATGTATCATGACGACGGGCTTTTCGACAGGGTGTACCGGCATGCGTTTCCCGTACTCTACAGGGTGGTCTACCGGATAACGGGCGACGGCCATGTGGCAGAGGAGATCTGTCAGGAGGCGTTTATCCGCTATTACCCTCGGATGCATACGATTCAGGATACCGACGAGGCCACCTATTGGCTCATCCGGGTGGCCCGTAACCTCGCCTACAACCACGAGCGGCGACGTACGAGGGAGCGGCGTGCGCTCACCAGCCTCTTCAAGGAGCAGCCCAAGACCGAGGAGAGCGAGGAGTCCCGTCTCCTCAAGGAGGAGGACTCCCGCATGGTGAGGGATGCGATCATGGCGCTCCCCTACAACCTGAGGGTGCCGCTCGTCTTGCGGGAGTACGAGGGCTTCGCGTATCGAGAGATCGCGAAGGCGCTTGGCATATCCGAAGCCAACGTGAAGATCCGTATCTTCAGGGCCCGGCGCAGGCTCGCCGAGCTGCTTGAGGACCGGGGGATGGTATGA
- a CDS encoding transglutaminase domain-containing protein, translating to MLRSFAVFSIAVTLGAVFMWVVDALPPRIVRVVPEVASPGEVVRIVGRGFGGEPGKVWVGGRQLLQRNVRSWSGRTVEVELPKDVESGFVVVEARDGSRSNGVLFAVKEEIPVAYEEGASPVLSEVEPARVRIGQLVRLSGGGLSRLREGGRVFVTWAGRAAVQGEASRFLPVPIDQVISWTDEEVVFRMPEGAAGGEVFLARGDERSSGVFVEVDTAPGRREYGDAVTYALTFRTTVEGVRFQPTGVVVAWLPRVLGTHWQRNIRDVEETPPPFFQNDRRLAFRFSSGPGVLIAERAVVCDVYPMWIEDVDPRLSFSKAEASSYEAYTRPSGAIDAGDERLGGLFEELTGTAYERLWRLFTWVRDVVGYDPGGPGEPAQVLAAGRGSSLGKARLLAELGRMAGLPVRLVGGVLLEGRGDLGWYYWVEAALPGMGWVPVDPTAIQRVVRIPEGYRGQDEMFFLGGLSAQHLLLFREDTSTERLVPGGEAALSEEAPALWETSHEWRGVSFDRVSYSVEVVGVY from the coding sequence ATGCTGCGCTCGTTCGCGGTCTTCTCCATAGCGGTGACGTTGGGTGCGGTGTTCATGTGGGTGGTCGACGCCCTGCCCCCGCGGATCGTTCGGGTCGTGCCCGAGGTGGCTTCGCCGGGGGAGGTGGTGCGCATCGTGGGTCGGGGATTCGGAGGTGAGCCGGGCAAGGTGTGGGTGGGGGGGAGACAGCTCCTCCAGCGGAACGTGCGGTCGTGGAGTGGCAGGACGGTGGAGGTGGAGCTTCCCAAGGACGTGGAGTCCGGATTCGTGGTGGTGGAGGCCCGTGATGGGAGCAGGAGCAACGGGGTCCTCTTCGCGGTGAAGGAAGAGATCCCGGTGGCGTACGAGGAGGGCGCCTCGCCAGTCCTCTCGGAGGTCGAGCCGGCGCGGGTGAGGATAGGTCAGCTCGTACGACTTTCGGGAGGAGGGCTCTCTCGCCTGAGGGAAGGAGGGCGTGTCTTCGTGACGTGGGCGGGAAGGGCGGCGGTACAAGGCGAGGCCTCGCGGTTCCTGCCGGTCCCGATCGATCAGGTGATCTCCTGGACCGACGAGGAGGTGGTCTTCCGCATGCCGGAGGGTGCGGCGGGGGGAGAGGTCTTTCTCGCGAGGGGGGATGAGCGCTCGAGCGGGGTCTTTGTGGAAGTCGACACCGCACCGGGGAGGAGGGAGTACGGTGATGCGGTCACCTATGCCCTCACCTTCCGGACCACGGTGGAGGGAGTGCGTTTCCAACCTACGGGTGTGGTGGTGGCATGGCTTCCCCGGGTCCTGGGCACGCATTGGCAGCGGAACATAAGGGACGTGGAGGAGACGCCGCCCCCCTTTTTCCAGAACGATCGGCGTCTCGCCTTCAGGTTCTCTTCCGGACCCGGGGTCCTCATCGCTGAGCGGGCCGTGGTGTGCGACGTGTATCCTATGTGGATAGAGGATGTGGATCCTCGTCTCTCCTTTTCGAAAGCGGAGGCTTCCTCGTACGAGGCGTATACCAGACCCTCCGGCGCCATCGATGCGGGTGACGAGCGGCTGGGAGGGCTCTTCGAAGAACTCACAGGGACGGCCTACGAGCGGCTCTGGCGTCTCTTCACCTGGGTCCGGGACGTCGTGGGGTACGACCCCGGAGGTCCGGGCGAGCCGGCCCAGGTCCTCGCCGCCGGAAGGGGGTCCTCCCTTGGAAAGGCCCGCCTCCTCGCGGAGCTCGGTCGCATGGCAGGACTCCCCGTGCGCCTCGTGGGTGGGGTCCTTCTGGAGGGGCGCGGAGACCTCGGGTGGTACTACTGGGTGGAGGCTGCGCTCCCCGGCATGGGATGGGTGCCCGTGGATCCCACGGCGATTCAGAGGGTGGTGCGGATCCCCGAAGGATACCGGGGGCAGGATGAGATGTTCTTCCTCGGTGGGCTTTCGGCCCAGCATCTGCTCCTCTTCAGGGAGGACACCTCGACGGAACGCCTCGTACCAGGGGGTGAGGCCGCCCTCTCGGAGGAGGCTCCGGCCCTCTGGGAAACGAGCCACGAGTGGCGGGGCGTCTCGTTCGATCGGGTTTCCTACTCGGTGGAAGTGGTGGGCGTCTACTAG
- a CDS encoding DNA translocase FtsK gives MKSRGGIVFARLVRTALGSLLIASGAAGLLAAAASLAGLPGDPFPPVSFVLSSFHLPGLWVFLYLCIVGVLLVRRSFPLWFFLWLKTTLLPLLFFGLAARLLVDPFAVHAPLPGALIRAFTRPGAGLITTLLGMVSLVGIVRLIPWFRGHVPVWDEGSGRGGPGGQETQPRRTPEADPPSASVPSGGEALRGREDERVRILPEDSVLVRIAGRVKTSTRPESDRRESEVLLLEAPAPERGMDGEGEVQEEEGELAGLASSLPDAEGEAPLPSAPPAMPEPRASRGEAPGAHAQPDSPVVGDEGEAPAPDEEPIYLPLGRTREETEGPVAPRDTEGGGDAPRTSSSRGPSPSQGRISSSVEQRPRRESLSQESPGSLHAFEGPYRVPIEGILARYPELSSDNKEEIKKAGELLLETLSEFGIEAELIGIRRGPVITMYEILPAPGVKLSRIVNLADNIALRLAAQSVRIVAPIPGKRAVGVEVPNKHRELVSLREILEQTDLSDPRYGIPVILGKDITGEPQVVDLTQTPHLLIAGATGSGKSVCVNAIICSVLYSRSPREVRLMLIDPKIVELKLYNDIPHLLTPVVTDPKRAFQALQYCVYEMERRYALLDAVGARDIRAYNQKVEREGLAMERLPYIVIIIDEFADLMATAGKDLEAILARLAAMSRAVGLHLVLATQRPSIDVITGLIKANIPSRIAFMVASKFDSRIIIDSVGAEKLLGRGDMLFTSPWQPFPVRIQGAFVSEEEVERLVAYLKELGPPDYVDDEIFIDEEEDDPSLQGDLEDPLLERAIQIVVSTGKASASYLQRRLKIGYNRAARLVEAMEDLGIVGPANGSKPREILQVPPEYQGAQEEDL, from the coding sequence ATGAAGAGCAGAGGAGGTATCGTGTTCGCTCGGCTCGTGCGCACCGCCCTCGGAAGCCTTCTCATTGCAAGTGGCGCGGCAGGACTCCTCGCCGCGGCAGCCTCGCTCGCAGGACTGCCCGGCGATCCCTTCCCGCCCGTCTCCTTCGTCCTCTCCTCCTTCCACCTCCCCGGGCTCTGGGTCTTCCTCTACCTGTGCATCGTCGGCGTGCTCCTCGTGCGGCGATCGTTCCCGCTCTGGTTCTTCCTCTGGCTCAAAACCACCCTGCTCCCGCTCCTCTTCTTCGGCCTCGCAGCCAGGCTCCTGGTCGACCCCTTCGCCGTGCACGCCCCCCTTCCCGGGGCCCTCATCCGGGCCTTCACCAGGCCGGGCGCCGGCCTCATCACCACGCTCCTGGGCATGGTGAGCCTGGTGGGGATCGTCCGCCTCATCCCCTGGTTCAGGGGCCACGTGCCTGTGTGGGACGAGGGGAGTGGGCGTGGCGGGCCGGGAGGGCAGGAAACCCAGCCTCGCCGGACACCCGAGGCCGATCCTCCCTCCGCCTCTGTGCCCTCGGGGGGCGAGGCACTGCGAGGAAGGGAGGATGAGCGGGTGCGCATCCTCCCCGAGGACTCGGTGCTCGTGAGGATCGCAGGCCGCGTGAAGACCTCGACCCGTCCTGAATCCGATCGGAGGGAGTCGGAGGTGCTCCTCCTCGAGGCTCCCGCACCCGAGCGCGGGATGGACGGGGAAGGGGAGGTGCAGGAGGAGGAAGGTGAGCTCGCCGGTCTCGCATCCTCCCTCCCTGACGCGGAGGGGGAAGCCCCCCTCCCGTCGGCCCCTCCTGCGATGCCCGAACCCCGTGCCTCCCGAGGGGAAGCGCCCGGGGCGCATGCGCAACCCGACTCCCCGGTCGTCGGGGATGAGGGGGAAGCCCCTGCGCCCGACGAGGAGCCCATCTACCTCCCCCTCGGGCGCACGCGAGAGGAGACGGAAGGCCCCGTGGCCCCTCGGGACACTGAAGGAGGCGGAGATGCCCCTCGCACTTCCTCCTCGCGCGGGCCATCCCCTTCCCAAGGCCGGATCTCATCTTCGGTTGAGCAGCGCCCCCGACGGGAATCCCTTTCGCAGGAGTCCCCTGGATCCTTACACGCCTTCGAGGGCCCCTATCGGGTGCCGATAGAAGGGATCCTCGCCCGGTACCCCGAGCTCTCCTCCGACAACAAGGAGGAGATCAAGAAGGCAGGGGAGCTTCTCCTCGAGACCCTCTCGGAGTTCGGCATCGAGGCCGAGCTCATCGGGATCCGGAGGGGGCCGGTCATCACCATGTACGAGATCCTCCCCGCCCCCGGGGTGAAGCTCTCCCGCATCGTCAACCTCGCCGACAACATCGCCTTGCGGCTCGCAGCCCAGAGTGTCCGCATCGTGGCCCCCATTCCCGGTAAGCGTGCCGTGGGCGTGGAAGTTCCCAACAAGCACAGGGAGCTCGTCTCGCTGAGGGAGATCCTGGAACAGACCGACCTCTCTGACCCGCGTTACGGGATCCCGGTGATCCTCGGCAAGGACATCACCGGCGAACCCCAGGTGGTCGACCTCACCCAGACCCCCCACCTCCTCATCGCAGGCGCCACCGGTTCGGGAAAGTCGGTCTGTGTGAACGCCATCATCTGCTCGGTCCTCTACAGCAGGTCCCCCCGCGAGGTTCGCCTCATGCTCATCGACCCCAAGATCGTGGAGCTCAAGCTCTACAACGACATCCCCCACCTCCTCACGCCCGTGGTCACCGACCCGAAGAGGGCCTTCCAGGCCCTCCAGTACTGCGTCTACGAGATGGAACGGCGCTACGCCCTCCTCGATGCCGTGGGCGCCCGCGACATCCGCGCCTACAACCAGAAGGTGGAGCGCGAGGGCCTCGCCATGGAACGGCTTCCCTACATCGTCATCATCATCGACGAGTTCGCAGACCTCATGGCCACCGCGGGAAAGGACCTCGAGGCCATCCTCGCCCGGCTTGCGGCCATGTCCCGCGCCGTGGGACTCCACCTGGTGCTCGCCACGCAGCGGCCCTCCATCGACGTGATCACCGGTCTCATCAAGGCCAACATTCCCTCCCGGATCGCCTTCATGGTGGCGAGCAAGTTCGACTCCCGGATCATCATCGACAGCGTGGGCGCCGAGAAGCTCCTCGGCAGGGGGGACATGCTCTTCACCTCGCCGTGGCAGCCCTTCCCCGTGCGCATCCAGGGCGCCTTTGTCTCGGAAGAAGAGGTGGAACGCCTGGTCGCCTACCTCAAGGAACTCGGCCCGCCCGACTACGTGGACGACGAGATCTTCATAGACGAAGAGGAGGACGACCCCTCGCTACAGGGAGACCTGGAGGATCCCCTCCTGGAGCGCGCCATCCAGATCGTGGTCTCCACCGGCAAGGCCTCGGCCTCCTACCTCCAGAGGCGGCTCAAGATTGGCTACAACAGGGCGGCCCGGCTGGTGGAGGCCATGGAAGACCTCGGGATCGTGGGTCCTGCGAACGGGAGCAAGCCCCGCGAGATCCTCCAGGTACCGCCGGAGTACCAGGGGGCTCAGGAGGAAGATCTGTAG
- a CDS encoding ISNCY family transposase: MIEMSLKELKRAEVLGKMESQGLTNEQVAQILGVSKRQVQRWKKRLREGGIAGLRHGNRGKPSGNRKEEEFRQRVVSRYRERYGDFGPTFASEQLAKEGLEVDHETLRRWLLEEGIWARKKRRKPYRSRRKRRACFGELVQFDGSPHDWFEGRRSACCLMVMVDDATGITYARFSEQETSAAAMQLLWGWVEQYGIPMSLYCDLKNGYKTLREPTLEEQLAGKEPKTAFERACDKLGVQIVSAYSPQAKGRVERRNGILQDRLVKELRLAGICTIEEANRYLWETFLPQFNERFAVEAEDSQDVHVRCTKETKLKEIFCFEANRVVQNDYTIYYERQVLQIKNDKGFLPRPKQKVLVRKYLDETISLFHENRELKYERVTPARHTKQRAG; this comes from the coding sequence ATGATCGAGATGAGTCTAAAGGAATTAAAACGAGCGGAAGTGTTGGGGAAGATGGAAAGCCAAGGTCTGACGAACGAGCAGGTAGCGCAGATCTTAGGGGTGAGCAAACGGCAGGTGCAGCGGTGGAAGAAGAGGCTCCGGGAAGGGGGGATCGCGGGATTGCGGCATGGGAACCGAGGCAAACCGTCGGGGAATCGGAAGGAGGAGGAGTTTCGGCAGAGGGTGGTGAGTAGGTATCGGGAGAGGTACGGGGATTTTGGGCCGACGTTTGCGAGCGAGCAGTTGGCGAAGGAAGGTCTTGAGGTGGATCACGAGACGCTACGCAGGTGGCTGCTGGAGGAAGGAATCTGGGCGAGGAAGAAGAGGAGGAAGCCGTACCGAAGCCGGAGGAAACGGCGGGCCTGTTTTGGGGAGCTGGTTCAGTTTGACGGGTCCCCGCATGATTGGTTTGAAGGACGGCGCAGTGCCTGTTGCTTGATGGTGATGGTGGATGATGCGACGGGGATCACGTATGCGCGGTTCAGTGAACAGGAGACGAGCGCTGCGGCGATGCAGCTGCTGTGGGGCTGGGTGGAGCAGTATGGGATCCCGATGAGTCTGTACTGTGACTTGAAAAACGGCTACAAGACGCTGCGGGAACCGACGCTGGAGGAACAGTTGGCGGGCAAAGAGCCGAAAACCGCATTCGAGCGGGCGTGCGACAAACTGGGGGTACAGATCGTGAGTGCGTATTCGCCGCAAGCGAAAGGGCGGGTGGAACGGCGGAACGGGATTCTGCAGGATCGGTTGGTGAAGGAACTGCGTCTTGCGGGGATTTGTACGATCGAGGAGGCGAACCGGTACTTGTGGGAGACGTTCCTGCCTCAGTTCAACGAACGCTTTGCGGTAGAAGCGGAAGACTCGCAGGACGTGCATGTGCGATGTACCAAAGAAACGAAGCTGAAAGAGATCTTTTGCTTTGAAGCGAATCGAGTCGTACAAAACGATTACACAATCTACTATGAGAGGCAGGTGCTGCAGATCAAGAACGACAAAGGCTTCCTTCCTCGGCCGAAACAGAAGGTCCTGGTTCGAAAATACCTGGATGAAACGATCTCCCTGTTCCATGAGAATAGGGAGTTGAAGTATGAGCGGGTAACTCCTGCACGGCACACCAAACAGCGGGCAGGATGA
- a CDS encoding undecaprenyl-diphosphate phosphatase yields MDIITAVILGTLQGLTEFLPISSSGHLVIAQHLFGLGEVPLLFDVLLHVATLLVVVGAFWGRILEILAALLRLLGGSRTDADRALGRLALVLLVGTAATALLGLLVKDLPSFGHPRFAAAMLLVTALLLVSTALAPTREGRNLHHIRLTDGLVVGLVQGLAVLPGISRSGSTIGAALHLGISRRDAGEFSFLLSVPAILGALVLELADAGELASQVPLPSLLAGMAAALLSGYLALKALLRVVKAGRLPLFAFYLVPAGLVGLILL; encoded by the coding sequence GTGGACATCATCACCGCCGTGATTCTGGGAACCCTCCAGGGGCTCACCGAGTTTCTCCCCATCTCCAGCTCCGGACACCTCGTGATCGCCCAGCACCTCTTCGGCCTCGGCGAGGTGCCCCTGCTCTTCGACGTGCTCCTCCACGTGGCCACCCTCCTCGTGGTGGTAGGGGCCTTCTGGGGACGCATCCTCGAGATACTCGCCGCCCTCCTGCGCCTCCTCGGGGGGAGCCGGACAGACGCTGATCGTGCGCTGGGGAGACTTGCCCTCGTCCTCCTGGTGGGCACCGCGGCCACCGCGCTCCTCGGCCTGCTCGTGAAGGACCTTCCCTCCTTCGGTCACCCACGCTTCGCTGCAGCCATGCTCCTGGTGACCGCCCTCCTCCTCGTGAGCACCGCCCTCGCCCCCACCCGTGAGGGCCGGAACCTTCACCACATCCGCCTCACCGACGGCCTGGTCGTGGGCCTGGTGCAGGGACTCGCCGTGCTCCCCGGCATCTCCCGATCCGGGAGCACCATCGGCGCCGCCCTCCACCTCGGCATCTCCCGGCGCGATGCAGGCGAGTTCTCCTTCCTCCTCTCGGTCCCTGCGATCCTGGGCGCCCTCGTGCTCGAGCTTGCAGATGCAGGCGAGCTCGCCTCCCAGGTCCCCCTTCCCTCGCTTCTCGCCGGCATGGCGGCCGCCCTCCTCTCGGGATACCTCGCCCTCAAGGCTCTCCTCCGGGTGGTGAAGGCCGGCAGGCTCCCCCTCTTCGCCTTCTACCTCGTGCCCGCGGGACTGGTCGGCCTCATCCTCCTGTGA
- a CDS encoding flagellar assembly lytic transglycosylase, whose protein sequence is MSMVRVSLCVAALGVVLVWACASEGGVEDGVVGVLDGLEEGRVEVLEGREAGVLARGAEREEEGAAFFLGLVYEGMGLREEARVCMEVAAGSGSVPARVGAVGWLMEDSYDRGDLAGVEEWARRGVGYGVLRGEALARLVEVWARRGGGEREVLEWVAEEGEGRVRAWALWALGEWERVLEEVRAREVPEGVWVVGEWGVLGEAVGAVREGRYGEAVEGYRAYLGGGERATPTVLADLYTAYRLSGRLSEGASFFLSLAETRSEVRLSALDYAGRLFRFAGDYDRSDQVWETVGEEASSPSLRARAAWYLFANAVRRGGDAPLTLAPRLPALLHSTQELSPVLDEYVSELIRTGEFRTLPRLYTALAPILSPPHRALLSTAILASASAGLLSLSSDEAHTLKDALAQASASPHTHPYYYLLAHPDASPLAYYTRTPRSPRTSDPAATRFIRLAVRFRPLYPRLPSLIRHYLPTAAPDVLFDLARALSQAGFHYQAIHLLADLHEEGIPLPEDLVRTVLYPRPFLDHVESALRTLRPHPSLDRALLYGLMREESLFSPNIVSHADAVGLMQLIPATADEERRRLRMEPGDLEDPSYNITLGTSYLSRMLERFSLPIYALAAYNAGPTRAKTWSASYAHLPPLLWIEALPLPETRHYLRKVLASSVYYAYLYHGRSVRDELFRLTGTDVAQALSL, encoded by the coding sequence ATGTCGATGGTGCGCGTCTCCCTCTGCGTCGCAGCGCTGGGGGTGGTGTTGGTGTGGGCCTGCGCCTCGGAGGGTGGGGTGGAGGACGGGGTGGTGGGGGTGCTCGACGGGCTCGAGGAGGGGAGGGTGGAGGTGCTAGAGGGGCGGGAGGCGGGGGTGCTCGCCCGGGGGGCGGAGCGTGAGGAGGAGGGGGCGGCGTTCTTCCTGGGGCTGGTGTATGAGGGGATGGGGTTGCGGGAGGAGGCGAGGGTGTGTATGGAGGTGGCGGCGGGGAGCGGGTCGGTGCCTGCGAGGGTGGGGGCCGTCGGGTGGTTGATGGAGGATTCGTACGACCGGGGTGATCTTGCGGGGGTGGAGGAGTGGGCGAGGAGGGGGGTGGGGTACGGGGTGTTGCGGGGGGAGGCGCTGGCGAGGCTGGTGGAGGTGTGGGCACGGCGGGGAGGGGGTGAGAGGGAGGTGTTGGAGTGGGTGGCCGAGGAAGGGGAGGGGAGGGTGCGGGCGTGGGCGCTGTGGGCGCTTGGGGAGTGGGAGAGGGTGCTGGAGGAGGTGAGGGCGCGGGAGGTGCCGGAGGGGGTGTGGGTGGTGGGGGAGTGGGGGGTGCTGGGTGAGGCGGTGGGGGCGGTGAGGGAGGGGCGGTATGGGGAGGCGGTGGAGGGGTACCGGGCGTACCTGGGGGGAGGGGAGAGGGCCACGCCTACGGTGCTCGCAGACCTCTACACCGCTTACAGACTCTCAGGCCGCCTCTCGGAGGGCGCCTCCTTCTTCCTTTCGCTGGCCGAGACGCGATCGGAGGTACGGCTCTCTGCCCTCGACTACGCCGGCAGGCTCTTTCGCTTTGCAGGCGACTATGACCGGTCCGACCAGGTGTGGGAGACCGTGGGTGAAGAGGCCTCCTCCCCCTCGCTCCGCGCCCGGGCCGCCTGGTACCTCTTTGCGAACGCCGTCCGCCGTGGGGGGGACGCCCCCCTCACCCTGGCCCCCCGCCTCCCCGCCCTCCTCCACAGCACGCAGGAGCTCTCCCCTGTGCTCGACGAGTACGTCTCCGAACTCATACGCACCGGCGAGTTCCGCACCCTCCCCCGCCTCTACACCGCCCTCGCCCCCATCCTCTCCCCGCCCCACCGCGCCCTCCTCTCCACCGCCATCCTCGCCTCTGCCTCTGCCGGCCTCCTCTCCCTCTCCTCCGACGAGGCGCACACCCTCAAGGATGCCCTCGCACAGGCCTCCGCCTCACCCCACACCCACCCCTACTACTACCTCCTCGCCCACCCCGACGCCTCGCCTCTCGCCTACTACACCCGCACCCCGCGCAGCCCTCGCACCTCCGACCCTGCCGCCACCCGCTTCATCCGACTCGCCGTTCGCTTCCGTCCCCTCTACCCACGCCTTCCCTCCCTCATCCGGCACTACCTGCCTACCGCCGCCCCTGACGTCCTCTTCGACCTCGCCCGCGCCCTCTCCCAGGCCGGCTTCCACTACCAGGCCATCCACCTCCTCGCCGACCTCCACGAGGAAGGCATCCCGCTACCTGAGGACCTCGTGCGCACCGTGCTCTATCCCCGCCCTTTCCTCGACCACGTGGAGTCCGCCCTTCGCACCCTCCGCCCCCACCCCTCCCTCGACCGCGCCCTGCTCTACGGACTCATGCGTGAAGAGAGCCTCTTTTCCCCGAACATCGTCTCGCACGCCGACGCAGTGGGCCTCATGCAGCTCATCCCCGCCACCGCCGACGAGGAACGCCGCCGCCTCAGGATGGAACCAGGCGACCTGGAGGACCCCTCCTACAACATCACCCTGGGCACTTCCTACCTCTCGCGCATGCTCGAGCGCTTCTCCCTCCCCATCTACGCCCTCGCCGCCTACAACGCAGGCCCCACCAGAGCCAAGACATGGAGTGCCTCCTACGCGCACCTCCCGCCCCTCCTCTGGATAGAGGCCCTGCCCCTCCCCGAGACCCGCCACTACCTTCGCAAGGTCCTCGCCTCCTCGGTATACTACGCCTACCTTTACCACGGCCGTTCGGTGAGGGACGAACTCTTCCGACTCACCGGGACTGACGTGGCGCAGGCACTCTCTCTTTAA